A stretch of Brassica rapa cultivar Chiifu-401-42 chromosome A08, CAAS_Brap_v3.01, whole genome shotgun sequence DNA encodes these proteins:
- the LOC103836605 gene encoding zinc finger CCCH domain-containing protein 2, whose translation MDVVMRPTVDIPPRKLLLAESSPRSSPRKHNWNNKVSNKIATSEHEEDNEDGNNKETKEYCYDSDTDDPYASEHFRMFEFKIRRCTRSRSHDWTDCPFAHPGEKARRRDPRRFQYSAEVCPEFRRDGDCSRGEECEFAHGVFECWLHPIRYRTEACKDGKHCKRKVCFFAHSPRQLRVLPPENVSGGGSASGSPAVAKNPCCMFCSSSPTSTLLGNLSHLSRSPSLSPPLSPAHKAAAFSRLRNRAASAVSEAVSAAAAAGSVNYNDVLNELVNSLDSINLAEALHVSSSSPVTTPVSAAAAAFASSCGLSNQRLHLQQQQSSPLQFALSPSTPSYLATSFSPSSPSYLTNSPRANIFSGEITPRQRQKNEFTAVRDKTSFEDGSCGDPDLGWVNDLLT comes from the coding sequence ATGGACGTCGTGATGAGACCAACGGTGGATATTCCACCGAGAAAGCTTCTCTTGGCTGAGTCTTCCCCTCGTTCTTCGCCGCGTAAACATAACTGGAACAACAAGGTCAGCAACAAGATCGCCACATCTGAGCATGAAGAAGACAATGAAGACGGCAACAACAAGGAGACCAAAGAGTATTGTTATGATTCCGACACAGATGATCCTTACGCAAGCGAACATTTCCGTATGTTCGAGTTCAAGATCCGACGTTGCACACGTAGCCGGAGCCACGACTGGACTGATTGTCCATTCGCTCATCCCGGAGAGAAAGCTCGCCGTCGTGATCCTCGTCGGTTTCAATACTCTGCTGAGGTTTGTCCCGAGTTCCGTCGTGATGGTGATTGTAGCCGTGGAGAGGAGTGTGAGTTTGCTCATGGAGTCTTCGAGTGTTGGCTCCATCCTATTCGTTACCGTACTGAAGCTTGTAAAGACGGTAAACACTGTAAGAGAAAAGTATGTTTCTTTGCTCATTCGCCACGTCAGCTTAGGGTTCTTCCACCGGAAAATGTCTCCGGCGGCGGCTCAGCCTCGGGTTCTCCGGCAGTGGCGAAGAACCCTTGTTGCATGTTCTGCAGCAGCTCTCCGACGAGCACTCTTTTGGGTAATTTATCTCATCTTTCTAGATCTCCGTCCTTGTCCCCACCTTTGTCTCCAGCTCACAAGGCCGCTGCCTTTTCGCGGCTGAGGAACCGCGCCGCTTCTGCTGTTTCAGAAGCTGTTTCTGCTGCTGCTGCGGCAGGGTCGGTTAACTATAATGATGTTTTAAACGAGCTTGTGAACTCGTTGGATTCAATTAATCTAGCGGAAGCATTGCATGTGAGTTCCTCTTCTCCCGTTACGACGCCTGTTTCCGCGGCTGCGGCGGCGTTTGCCTCATCCTGCGGTTTGAGCAACCAGCGTCTCCATCTCCAGCAACAACAAAGTAGTCCTTTACAATTTGCCCTCTCGCCTTCCACTCCAAGTTACCTAGCTACCTCGTTTTCGCCTTCATCTCCAAGTTACCTAACCAACTCGCCTAGGGCGAACATCTTTAGCGGTGAAATCACTCCTCGCCAGAGACAGAAAAACGAGTTCACGGCGGTCAGGGACAAGACTAGCTTTGAGGATGGTTCTTGTGGTGACCCTGATCTTGGATGGGTCAATGATCTCTTGACCTAA
- the LOC117127543 gene encoding uncharacterized protein LOC117127543: protein MNRLQHFVDENDNLIKKLPDQLHHNVMVPFKRRLPSSLQLLAEGLLEIREEYEEEEEDYATVLQPGVKKEASGVNPGGEGEAGEGEVEDDEFSRIMSKLNELQMQEELEGEDGDDYISEEQDSSVESIEESELLGVVNGIGDKTNHNKIDYEKSSAKQESSISVLEKPRVKEKAIQVLPERYPHKHVDDLLKAFTGSIVEHARNLETNTHCLMQPSGSQPSKPVSRFKAQRR from the exons ATGAACCGTCTTCAACATTTCGTCGACGAAAACGACAATCTCATCAAGAAGCTTCCCGATCAGCTCCATCACAACGTTATG GTTCCATTCAAACGGAGGCTTCCTTCTTCGCTACAACTGCTTGCG GAAGGACTTCTTGAGATAAGAGAAgagtatgaagaagaagaagaagattatgCAACTGTGCTTCAGCCAGGTGTTAAAAAGGAGGCTTCTGGTGTTAATCCTGGAGGAGAGGGAGAGGCCGGAGAAGGTGAAGTTGAAGATGATGAATTTTCACGAATCATGTCCAAGTTGAATGAACTTCAAATGCAAGAAGAACTGGAGGGTGAGGATGGCGATGATTATATAAGTGAAGAACAAGATTCTTCTGTAGAAAGTATCGAGGAGAGCGAGTTGCTCGGTGTGGTGAATGGTATTGGAGATAAGACAAATCACAATAAGATAGATTATGAGAAATCTTCTGCGAAACAAGAATCTAGCATATCTGTTCTCGAGAAG CCAAGAGTCAAAGAAAAAGCTATTCAAGTATTACCAGAGAGATATCCACACAAACATGTAGATGATCTGTTGAAA GCGTTTACTGGATCGATCGTAGAGCACGCCCGTAATCTAGAAACCAACACACACTGCCTAATGCAG CCTTCAGGGTCTCAGCCATCAAAACCAGTTTCAAGATTCAAGGCACAGAGAAGATAG
- the LOC103836689 gene encoding zinc finger MYM-type protein 1, giving the protein MERYYNKTSVSDSKRNLDKLDNSDDLDSLPWDPAERKKISQYLPNQKDEVRRKYLTRGPCQPYGHVFQKKKFGTTMRRFNPAWFEKYGNWLEYSVSKDKAFCLCCYLFRDDIRKQGGNYAFVTEGFSCWKKPEALSEHVGGINSFHNIAVKRCDDLMNQGQSIVHAFYKQGDVVKNEYRIRLNASVDASRYLLRQGLPFRGHDEGKDSANKGNFVELLKYTGEQNDTVSKVILENAPKNNQMVSQVIQKDIVHCFAQEVLKSIMEEIDHGVFGLMVDESADVSNKEQMAVVFRFVDKSGLVKERFVGVAHVKETSSLSLKSAVDDLFAKHGLSLKQLRGQGYDGASNMKGQFNGMRALVARENSSAYYVHCFAHQLQLVVVAVAKKSFEVSNFFDMVSTLLNVVVASCKRKDTLLDMNRKRVEEGIDSGDINTGTGQNQEISLPRPGNTRGGSHYKTLLRLVELFPSVIEILESVQDEGADDSKRCQAYGLLKYFHTFDCVFYLQLMLFILGVTENLSMALQMKNQVISNAMSLVDSTKRELQKFREDGWDLLIGKVSSFCEKNKATMLVMDEEFVDLRRPRKKTGVTNLHHYKVNCFYAVMDLQLQELNDRFTEVNTDLLICMASLSPANSFREFDKSKLLRLVKFYLDDFSFGECLSMEHHLGIYIDNIKNDERFKNLKNLGDLSRLMVETKKHLVHPLVYRLLKLVLTLPVATASVERCFSAMKLVKTATRNRIEDEFLSDCLVCYIEKELFESVTNETVVKRFQSMRERRIHL; this is encoded by the coding sequence ATGGAGCGATATTATAACAAAACGAGTGTTTCAGATTCTAAAAGAAATTTGGATAAATTGGATAACTCTGATGATTTAGATTCTTTGCCGTGGGATCCAGCTGAAAGAAAAAAGATATCGCAGTATCTTCCGAATCAAAAAGACGAAGTAAGGCGGAAATATTTAACTAGAGGTCCTTGTCAACCATATGGTCATGTTTTTCAAAAGAAGAAGTTTGGAACAACAATGAGGCGGTTTAATCCAGCTTGGTTTGAGAAGTATGGTAATTGGCTAGAGTACAGCGTCTCCAAAGATAAAGCATTTTGTTTGTGTTGCTATTTGTTCAGAGATGACATACGAAAACAAGGTGGAAATTATGCTTTTGTGACTGAAGGTTTTTCTTGTTGGAAAAAACCCGAGGCTTTATCTGAGCATGTAGGTGGAATTAATAGCTTTCATAATATTGCTGTTAAGAGATGTGATGATTTGATGAATCAAGGTCAGTCAATTGTGCATGCTTTTTATAAGCAAGGCGATGTGGTGAAAAATGAATATCGCATCCGGTTAAATGCTTCAGTTGATGCCTCTAGGTACTTGTTACGACAAGGATTACCTTTCCGCGGTCATGATGAAGGAAAAGATTCTGCTAATAAAGGAAACTTTGTAGAGCTTTTGAAGTATACCGGAGAACAAAATGACACTGTAAGTAAGGTTATTTTGGAGAACGCTCCAAAAAATAATCAGATGGTTTCTCAAGTGATTCAGAAAGATATTGTACATTGTTTTGCTCAAGAAGTACTGAAATCTATCATGGAAGAAATCGATCATGGAGTGTTCGGTTTGATGGTCGATGAGTCTGCAGATGTTTCTAACAAAGAGCAAATGGCTGTTGTCTTTCGGTTTGTTGATAAAAGTGGATTAGTTAAAGAGAGATTTGTGGGAGTTGCTCATGTAAAAGAAACGTCTTCTTTATCTCTGAAATCTGCAGTTGATGACTTGTTTGCAAAACATGGGTTGAGCCTAAAACAGTTGAGAGGACAAGGTTATGATGGAGCAAGCAATATGAAGGGACAGTTTAATGGGATGAGAGCATTGGTTGCTAGAGAAAATAGTTCAGCCTATTATGTACATTGTTTTGCTCATCAACTTCAGCTAGTTGTGGTGGCAGTTGCGAAAAAGAGCTTTGAAGTTAGTAATTTTTTTGACATGGTTTCGACTTTGCTGAATGTGGTTGTGGCTTCTTGCAAGAGGAAAGATACACTTCTTGATATGAATCGGAAGAGGGTGGAGGAAGGGATTGACAGTGGTGACATTAACACTGGAACGGGACAAAATCAAGAGATTTCTCTTCCAAGGCCTGGAAATACTCGTGGAGGTTCTCATTATAAAACTTTGCTGCGTCTGGTTGAGTTGTTTCCTTCAGTTATTGAAATCCTTGAAAGTGTTCAAGATGAAGGCGCTGATGACTCAAAAAGATGTCAAGCATATGGTCTTCTCAAGTATTTTCACACATTCGATTGTGTGTTCTATTTGCAGTTGATGCTGTTTATTTTGGGAGTAACTGAGAATCTGTCAATGGCTTTGCAAATGAAGAATCAAGTTATTTCAAATGCCATGTCACTTGTAGATTCAACTAAACGGGAGTTGCAAAAATTTCGAGAAGATGGATGGGATTTGCTAATCGGTAAAGTTTCATCATTCTGCGAAAAGAATAAAGCTACTATGCTTGTGATGGATGAAGAATTTGTGGATTTAAGGAGGCCAAGGAAAAAAACTGGTGTAACCAATCTGCATCATTACAAGGTTAATTGTTTCTACGCTGTTATGGATTTGCAACTTCAAGAGCTTAATGATCGATTTACTGAGGTAAACACTGATTTGCTTATTTGTATGGCTTCTTTAAGTCCTGCCAATTCCTTCCGTGAGTTTGATAAGTCTAAGCTTTTGAGATTGGTTAAGTTCTATCTTGATGATTTTAGTTTTGGAGAGTGTCTATCTATGGAACACCATCTTGGAATCTACATTGATAATATAAAAAACGATGAACGGTTTAAGAATTTGAAGAATCTTGGAGATCTTTCTCGTCTGATGGTGGAAACAAAAAAGCACCTTGTACATCCTTTAGTTTATAGGCTCTTGAAGTTGGTTTTAACATTGCCTGTTGCTACTGCAAGTGTTGAAAGGTGCTTTTCTGCAATGAAATTAGTGAAGACAGCTACACGCAACCGAATTGAAGACGAGTTTCTAAGTGATTGTTTAGTATGTTATATTGAAAAAGAGTTGTTTGAATCTGTTACAAACGAAACAGTGGTGAAGCGATTTCAATCCATGAGAGAGCGTAGGATCCATTTGTGA
- the LOC117127084 gene encoding UPF0725 protein EMB2204, translated as MSQSGLRTEELDRFNYPEGFARRRGSCALAHFECEGKLGKMYGGYPNSALVKLFAKLGLHRYNWLEGTNFQFGRLKRFNMGSAATAYFITLVARLPTSHLEQIFQVVVEEERLGILDLTCRHSRPHEGTESLKKEMPSLRPHRQPVPTSYKGRLFDWPSSDFAWPSSFSDTKRFYLLNESELQCDWISLYVELAICTSHRKIKARDLTKFHLEIVQVAIESLDDKEPPSLMSRAALLYVTYKDVVKSLRTGEPCLSKAAVRRVFNESKGRLSIQGDCWVEAETGLAFSEIPSKKSSKKGSLKLKRRLGVHKLWRLSSPRWYQTYKNRGLRQLITNSV; from the exons ATGAGTCAGAGTGGTCTACGAACGGAGGAGCTCGAT CGTTTCAACTACCCTGAAGGGTTTGCACGAAGACGTGGTAGCTGTGCATTGGCACACTTCGAGTGTGAAGGCAAGTTGGGGAAGATGTATGGCGGGTATCCTAACTCTGCTTTGGTGAAGCTCTTTGCCAAGCTCGGCCTTCACCGATACAATTGGTTAGAg GGGACAAACTTCCAGTTTGGTAGATTAAAGAGATTCAACATGGGTAGTGCTGCAACTGCCTACTTCATCACTCTGGTTGCACGCCTTCCAACCAGCCATTTGGAGCAAATCTTTCAGGTTGTAGTCGAAGAAGAACGCCTCGGTATTCTAGACTTGACGTGCCGTCATTCTAGACCTCATGAAG GGACCGAGAGTTTAAAGAAGGAGATGCCTTCCTTACGTCCACATCGCCAGCCAGTGCCTACTTCCTACAAAGGCAGATTGTTTGATTGGCCCTCCTCAGATTTTGCTTGGCCCTCCTCTTTCAGTGACACCAAACGGTTTTACTTG TTGAATGAATCTGAGTTGCAATGTGATTGGATTTCTTTGTATGTGGAACTTGCAATCTGTACTTCCCATAGGAAAATCAAAGCT AGGGATCTCACCAAGTTTCACTTGGAGATTGTCCAAGTTGCCATAGAGTCTCTAGATGATAAGGAGCCCCCAAGTCTCATGTCTAGAGCTGCTCTCCTTTACGTCACATATAAAGACGTGGTCAAGTCTCTTCGGACCGGTGAGCCTTGTCTCTCCAAAGCTGCTGTGAGACGCGTCTTCAATGAATCTAAGGGAAGATTGAGCATTCAAGGGGATTGTTGGGTTGAAGCTGAAACTGGTTTGGCTTTTTCTGAGATTCCTTCTAAGAAGTCTTCGAAGAAGGGATCTTTAAAGCTTAAGCGCCGCTTAGGAGTTCATAAGCTATGGAGGCTGTCTAGTCCTAGGTGGTATCAGACTTACAAGAACCGTGGCCTCCGCCAGTTGATTACCAACTCTGTTTAA
- the LOC117127085 gene encoding myosin-11-like: MGTPVNMIVGSHVWVEEDSDVAWIDGEVEQLTGEEVVIQATTGKKITAKLSKIYPKDVEAPAGGVDDLTKLSYLHEPGVLQNLKIRYELNEIYTYTGNIVIAINPWP, from the exons ATG GGAACTCCGGTAAATATGATTGTAGGTTCTCATGTTTGGGTTGAAGAAGACTCAGACGTGGCTTGGATTGATGGTGAGGTTGAACAGCTCACTGGAGAAGAAGTTGTGATCCAAGCCACAACTGGAAAGAAG ATCACTGCAAAGTTGTCAAAGATATACCCAAAGGATGTGGAAGCTCCTGCAGGTGGTGTTGATGACTTGACAAAGCTGTCTTACCTGCACGAACCTGGTGTCCTTCAGAACTTAAAGATCAGATATGAACTTAATGAGATCTAT ACATACACAGGAAACATCGTTATAGCGATTAATCCTTGGCCGTGA